The Plasmodium malariae genome assembly, contig: PmUG01_00_33, whole genome shotgun sequence genome includes a window with the following:
- the PmUG01_00058600 gene encoding PIR protein produces the protein MVKLETSKIEKLRLFFEEDTIPSDFTEKFSSFSSLEGIHNNLYKIGYKLHNNFKSRLSNGMLIGEGGNDTISAEDYCELLNEWLNQKKKHYINEGSNCEESAQLWEKHIEELWEPIRTYVGDNVLCNRDTTTYICSASPDLKTALSVGFALLGTCLISFFFLYKFSPLGPWINNNIKKKKRITKNIFSEESSGSFERSSKNGEITIGYHFVEDS, from the exons ATGGTG AAATTAGAAACAAGTAAGATAGAAAAATTGAGacttttttttgaagaagATACGATACCTTCTGATTTTACAGAAAAATTTTCCTCATTCTCTTCATTAGAGggaatacataataatttatataaaattggtTACAAGcttcataataatttcaaaAGTAGACTATCAAATGGAATGTTAATTGGTGAAGGTGGTAATGATACAATTAGTGCTGAAGATTACTGTGAGTTATTGAATGAATGGttaaaccaaaaaaaaaaacattatataaatgaaggATCTAATTGTGAAGAAAGCGCACAATTATGGGAAAAACACATTGAAGAATTGTGGGAACCAATAAGAACGTATGTAGGTGATAATGTTTTGTGTAATAGAGATACAACTACTTATATTTGTTCTGCGTCACCTGATTTGAAGACTGCTTTATCTGTGGGTTTTGCACTTCTGGGAACTTGTcttattagttttttttttttgtataag tttAGTCCCCTTGGTCCCTggattaacaataatataaagaaaaagaaaagaataacaaaaaacatattttctgAAGAATCATCTGGATCATTCGAAAGATCTTCTAAAAATGGAGAAATTACTATAGGTTATCATTTTGTAGAAGATtcgtaa